From one Lysinibacillus sp. G4S2 genomic stretch:
- a CDS encoding DUF2071 domain-containing protein produces the protein MWSKPWIMTQIWQDVVFLHWPISPNEIEPYIPQELQLDLYNNKAWLSVVLFKVKGQRLRFLPPFPGMDSYLQLNVRTYVTYNGMKGIYFFNLDVTNRFIVQIATKGSLSYRHSKISLKQRGNNFSFTSLYHGALDERLQISYQPISSAIISSTLEKWLVERYHSWSTWKNSLLRIDISHMPWQLQRVSINITSNTLAPFVKETIQGIHPIAHYSKNKKARIFSPILEMKNQLR, from the coding sequence ATGTGGAGCAAACCGTGGATTATGACGCAAATATGGCAAGATGTGGTGTTTCTACATTGGCCAATATCACCTAATGAGATAGAGCCGTACATCCCTCAAGAATTGCAACTGGATCTCTATAATAATAAAGCTTGGCTTAGTGTTGTCCTTTTTAAAGTAAAAGGACAACGCCTGAGATTTCTACCACCATTTCCTGGGATGGATTCCTATTTACAGCTTAATGTCCGCACATATGTTACATATAACGGCATGAAAGGTATCTATTTTTTTAACTTAGATGTTACGAATCGTTTTATTGTACAAATAGCTACAAAGGGCAGTCTATCATATCGACATTCAAAAATATCTTTAAAACAAAGAGGTAACAATTTTTCTTTTACAAGTTTATATCATGGAGCACTGGATGAAAGATTGCAGATTTCCTATCAACCGATTTCTAGTGCAATAATTAGTTCTACCTTAGAAAAATGGTTAGTGGAACGTTATCATTCTTGGTCAACATGGAAAAATTCCTTATTACGCATAGATATAAGCCATATGCCATGGCAGTTGCAACGTGTTAGCATTAACATTACAAGCAATACACTAGCTCCTTTTGTGAAAGAAACGATACAAGGAATTCATCCAATAGCTCATTATTCTAAGAATAAAAAGGCTAGAATTTTTTCACCAATATTGGAAATGAAAAACCAGCTCCGTTAA
- a CDS encoding DUF2639 domain-containing protein produces MCKVHKYSKGWFVKQLRDHGILVHPQFKSHLGNYKESELRNLYYRYVEKETFDSEQK; encoded by the coding sequence ATGTGTAAAGTGCATAAGTATTCAAAAGGTTGGTTTGTTAAGCAACTTCGAGATCATGGAATTTTAGTTCATCCTCAATTTAAAAGTCATTTAGGCAATTATAAAGAATCCGAATTACGCAATTTATATTACCGATATGTTGAAAAAGAAACGTTCGATTCAGAACAAAAATAG
- a CDS encoding protein adenylyltransferase SelO, protein MDNTIGWNFDNSYTRLPSIFYTSLTLNPVRSPKLIMVNEPVAQSLGLNIDALQNEEAVAIFAGNNCPTGGTPIAQAYAGHQFGHFNMLGDGRALLLGEQITPNHERFDIALKGSGRTPYSRGGDGRAALGPMLREYIISEAMYALGIPTTRSLAVVTTGETILRETELPGAVLTRIASSHLRVGTFQYAANWGTEEELKALADYALVRHFSNADEAPNRYLYLLQEVMKKQASLIAKWQLVGFIHGVMNTDNMAISGETIDYGPCAFMDIYDPATVFSSIDRQGRYAYVNQPNIGAWNLTRFAESLLPLIHENQEDAINLAQDALQQYSQLYYANWLAGMRAKLGLFNEEDQDEVLIEELLKLMQQYQADYTNTFIALTFDKLDESKLFSTKEFKEWHQNWLARRERQQETTDMSQQLMRDHNPAVIPRNHRVEEALEAAVEQGDYSVMERLLNALAHPFAHTKEQQEYATLPTLSNQPYRTFCGT, encoded by the coding sequence ATGGACAATACAATAGGATGGAATTTTGATAATAGCTATACTCGCCTACCAAGCATTTTTTATACATCACTCACTTTAAATCCAGTTCGCTCACCAAAATTAATAATGGTTAATGAGCCGGTCGCACAGTCACTTGGATTGAACATCGATGCTTTGCAAAACGAAGAAGCGGTCGCGATTTTTGCAGGTAACAATTGCCCAACTGGTGGCACACCCATTGCACAAGCTTATGCTGGGCATCAATTTGGTCATTTTAATATGCTTGGAGATGGAAGAGCATTGTTATTAGGTGAACAAATAACACCAAATCATGAACGATTTGATATTGCACTTAAAGGCTCAGGGAGAACGCCTTATTCCCGAGGTGGAGATGGCAGAGCAGCACTTGGCCCAATGCTGCGAGAATATATTATAAGTGAAGCTATGTATGCACTCGGCATTCCGACCACTCGAAGTCTAGCTGTCGTGACTACAGGCGAAACGATCCTCCGTGAAACCGAGCTTCCTGGTGCAGTTTTAACTCGTATTGCTAGCAGTCATTTGAGAGTCGGAACTTTCCAATATGCTGCAAACTGGGGAACTGAGGAGGAGCTCAAAGCTTTGGCAGATTATGCTTTGGTACGTCATTTTTCCAATGCTGATGAAGCCCCAAATCGTTATCTTTACCTACTTCAGGAAGTCATGAAAAAGCAAGCATCTCTCATTGCAAAATGGCAGCTAGTTGGTTTTATTCATGGTGTCATGAACACAGATAATATGGCCATTAGTGGTGAGACAATTGATTACGGTCCATGCGCTTTCATGGATATCTATGATCCAGCGACAGTATTTAGCTCGATTGATCGACAAGGTCGTTATGCTTATGTTAACCAGCCTAATATTGGAGCGTGGAATTTGACACGATTTGCTGAATCATTATTACCGTTAATCCATGAAAATCAAGAAGATGCCATAAACCTAGCTCAAGACGCATTACAACAATATTCTCAGTTGTATTATGCCAATTGGTTAGCAGGTATGCGGGCAAAACTTGGACTATTTAACGAAGAAGATCAGGACGAAGTATTAATTGAAGAGCTTCTAAAGTTAATGCAGCAGTATCAGGCAGACTATACGAATACATTTATCGCATTAACCTTCGATAAATTAGATGAATCAAAGTTATTTAGTACAAAAGAATTTAAAGAATGGCATCAGAACTGGCTTGCAAGACGTGAAAGACAACAGGAAACAACAGACATGTCTCAACAACTAATGCGTGATCATAATCCAGCAGTAATTCCACGAAATCACCGTGTGGAAGAAGCATTAGAGGCTGCTGTTGAACAGGGAGACTACAGTGTAATGGAACGATTACTGAATGCCCTTGCGCATCCTTTTGCACATACGAAGGAGCAACAGGAGTATGCAACATTGCCAACTCTGTCTAATCAACCATATCGTACTTTTTGTGGCACATAA